In Mustela lutreola isolate mMusLut2 chromosome 1, mMusLut2.pri, whole genome shotgun sequence, one genomic interval encodes:
- the LOC131818471 gene encoding interferon-induced transmembrane protein 3-like, producing METTGEREGPDHRSQYNTRVRTMSHNAQPFFPDTHAGVPPTYEMLKEEHEVAVLGPPQSSAPVTTTVINIRGETAVPDHIVWSLFNTIFLNWCCLGFVAFAYSVKSRDRKMVGDVIGAQTYASTAKCLNICALVLGLLLTITFIILFVTGSLMIPQMVRQHGGY from the exons ATGGAAACTACAGGGGAAAGGGAAGGCCCAGATCACAGATCACAGTATAACACCCGCGTCCGCACCATGAGCCACAACGcccagcccttcttccctgacacCCACGCCGGCGTCCCCCCGACCTACGAGATGCTCAAGGAGGAGCACGAGGTGGCTGTGCTCGGGCCCCCCCAGAGCTCGGCTCCCGTGACCACCACCGTGATCAATATCCGTGGTGAGACAGCCGTGCCCGACCACATCGTCTGGTCCCTGTTCAACACCATCTTCTTGAACTGGTGCTGCCTGGGTTTCGTGGCCTTTGCCTACTCTGTGAAG TCCAGGGACCGGAAGATGGTGGGTGATGTGATTGGGGCCCAGACTTATGCCTCCACCGCCAAGTGCCTGAACATTTGTGCCCTGGTCCTGGGCCTCCTGCTGACCATCACGTTCATCATCCTTTTTGTCACTGGATCGCTGATGATTCCGCAGATGGTCAGACAGCATGGAGGCTACTAG
- the LOC131818480 gene encoding interferon-induced transmembrane protein 1-like, whose protein sequence is MVKENTVDILGPPQSSAPVTTTVIDIRGETAVPDHIVWSLFNTIFLNWCCLGFMAFAYSVKSRDRKMVGDVIGAQTYASTAKCLNICALVLGLLLTTVSVVFLVIAYTTAYSMILKVMKESGGYH, encoded by the exons ATGGTCAAGGAGAACACGGTGGACATCCTGGGCCCCCCCCAGAGCTCGGCTCCCGTGACCACCACCGTGATCGACATCCGTGGTGAGACAGCCGTGCCCGACCACATCGTCTGGTCCCTGTTCAACACCATCTTCTTGAACTGGTGCTGCCTGGGCTTCATGGCCTTTGCCTACTCTGTGAAG TCCAGGGACCGGAAGATGGTGGGTGATGTGATTGGGGCCCAGACTTATGCCTCCACCGCCAAGTGCCTGAACATCTGTGCCCTGGTCCTGGGCCTCCTGCTGACCACTGTATCTGTTGTTTTTCTGGTGATTGCCTATACTACAGCCTACAGTATGATTTTAAAGGTTATGAAGGAGAGTGGTGGCTACCATTAA
- the LOC131818462 gene encoding interferon-induced transmembrane protein 1-like, translating into MENPQSLAPKTTTVIDIPTETPVRDHIVWSLFNTIFLNWCCLGFVAFAYSVKSRDRKMVGDVIGAQTYASTAKCLNVCSLVLGLLLTITFIILFVTGSLMIPQMVRQHGGY; encoded by the exons ATGGAGAACCCCCAGAGCTTGGCTCCCAAGACCACCACCGTGATCGACATCCCGACGGAGACGCCTGTGCGGGACCACATCGTCTGGTCCCTGTTCAACACCATCTTCTTGAACTGGTGCTGCCTGGGCTTCGTGGCCTTTGCCTACTCTGTGAAG TCCAGGGACCGGAAGATGGTGGGTGATGTGATTGGGGCCCAGACTTATGCCTCCACCGCCAAGTGCCTGAACGTCTGTTCCCTGGTCCTGGGCCTCCTGCTGACCATCACGTTCATCATCCTTTTTGTCACTGGATCGCTGATGATTCCGCAGATGGTCAGACAGCATGGAGGCTACTAG